A genome region from Candidatus Bathyarchaeia archaeon includes the following:
- a CDS encoding 4Fe-4S binding protein: MLFTKKGPEPKSVDISADICGVHFPNPFVLSSATPTMHAENVKVGIEAGWGGAVLKTLFPAEHSRVYARPRFKIFWLKDQPGYPQHIPRSYTITCIEDASDLSPEDYEKDVNEAKRLVGEKGVVIASIMASDMETWEKYMDLINGTKADMVELNFGCPYAGEPGTKEEGPMLGWRLMQMGEEVVRLAKRKLAIPFSPKISSQVGEVDVWADRFEKAGAPCLTLSHRISGIWIDIEKARPYPFGSITGFGGPYLIGFSLKWVAKSRRKVQVPIMGNMGVYDWQDVVRFIMVGADVVQSCSAVMIQGYDIVKAWRAMLVKFMEEHGYSSLKDMKGIALPYIVAADKVERGAPGIYAVVNEEKCTGCGICKRTCFHFAMDLVPPNNKARVNLRKCAGCGLCAELCPVDAISMQKLANLDLYPRSKPYHKYFPYAGPP, translated from the coding sequence ATGCTCTTCACGAAAAAGGGGCCGGAGCCCAAATCCGTTGATATCTCGGCCGATATCTGCGGCGTCCATTTCCCGAACCCATTCGTCCTCTCCTCGGCGACTCCGACGATGCACGCGGAGAACGTCAAGGTCGGGATAGAGGCGGGCTGGGGGGGAGCTGTCCTAAAGACGCTCTTCCCGGCCGAGCACAGCAGGGTTTATGCGCGCCCTAGGTTCAAGATCTTCTGGCTAAAGGATCAGCCCGGATATCCGCAACATATACCCCGCAGCTATACGATAACCTGCATCGAGGACGCATCGGACCTCAGCCCCGAGGACTATGAGAAGGATGTGAACGAAGCGAAGAGGCTGGTCGGAGAGAAGGGGGTCGTTATCGCCAGCATAATGGCGAGCGATATGGAGACTTGGGAGAAATATATGGACCTGATAAATGGGACGAAGGCGGACATGGTCGAGCTCAACTTCGGCTGCCCATACGCGGGCGAACCGGGGACGAAGGAGGAGGGCCCGATGCTCGGCTGGAGGCTTATGCAGATGGGCGAGGAGGTCGTGAGGCTTGCGAAGAGAAAGCTCGCGATACCGTTCTCCCCGAAGATTTCCTCCCAAGTCGGCGAGGTGGATGTATGGGCCGATAGGTTCGAGAAAGCCGGCGCCCCGTGCCTGACGCTCTCCCATAGGATCTCCGGGATCTGGATAGATATAGAGAAGGCGAGGCCATATCCGTTCGGATCGATAACAGGCTTCGGCGGCCCATACCTCATAGGCTTCTCGCTAAAGTGGGTCGCCAAGAGCAGGCGGAAGGTCCAAGTCCCGATAATGGGGAACATGGGGGTTTACGATTGGCAGGACGTTGTGAGGTTCATAATGGTTGGCGCCGACGTGGTCCAAAGCTGCTCGGCCGTGATGATACAGGGGTATGACATAGTGAAGGCTTGGAGGGCTATGTTGGTCAAGTTCATGGAGGAGCATGGCTATTCCAGCCTTAAGGATATGAAGGGCATAGCCCTTCCCTATATAGTCGCCGCCGATAAGGTTGAGAGGGGGGCCCCTGGCATCTACGCGGTTGTCAACGAGGAGAAATGCACGGGCTGCGGCATATGCAAGCGCACATGCTTCCATTTCGCGATGGATTTGGTTCCGCCAAATAATAAAGCTAGGGTGAACCTGAGGAAGTGCGCCGGATGCGGGCTCTGTGCCGAGCTCTGCCCCGTCGATGCCATATCGATGCAGAAGCTGGCCAACTTAGATCTATATCCAAGGTCCAAGCCCTACCATAAGTACTTCCCATACGCGGGCCCGCCGTAG
- a CDS encoding TAXI family TRAP transporter solute-binding subunit, with product AVLTKGSSGEWTTRKVLEAYGITYEDIISWGGSVSFGSFSAALEKMKDGSADAFGQMCTPRHPTWTEMANAVNLRFLPLREDILDQLCSKYGYIKSRIPKGEFKGIEEDIPALGFYTMLITTKDLPEWVAYAITKAICDNRNVWVAAYKASEVFDPKTAWKTPIPLHPGAERYYKEMGYMK from the coding sequence TGGCCGTCCTGACGAAGGGGAGTAGCGGCGAATGGACCACTAGGAAGGTCTTGGAGGCTTACGGCATTACCTACGAGGATATAATCTCTTGGGGGGGTAGCGTTTCCTTCGGGAGCTTCTCGGCCGCCTTGGAGAAGATGAAGGATGGATCGGCCGATGCATTCGGGCAAATGTGTACCCCTCGCCATCCGACTTGGACGGAGATGGCGAACGCCGTCAACCTGAGGTTCCTGCCTCTAAGGGAGGACATCTTGGATCAGCTCTGTAGCAAATACGGCTATATAAAATCTCGCATACCGAAGGGTGAGTTCAAGGGCATAGAGGAGGACATTCCAGCCTTGGGATTCTACACTATGTTGATAACCACCAAGGACCTGCCCGAATGGGTGGCTTATGCGATCACGAAGGCCATTTGCGATAACAGGAACGTTTGGGTCGCGGCGTATAAGGCCAGCGAGGTCTTCGATCCGAAGACAGCGTGGAAGACCCCAATACCCCTCCATCCGGGGGCCGAGAGGTATTATAAAGAAATGGGGTATATGAAGTAG
- a CDS encoding FAD-binding protein — protein sequence MERIETDVLIIGGGGAGLMAAIAAAERGAEVDLISKGECSTREISALNVPLGHEDPRDGPEAHYEDTMRGGCFINDEGLVRALVLGAKPALERLEALGVRFNKRGDLYAQRLVSDSTYPRSLFFDDSLGIELMDKLLRGARERGVKIHEGLMGARLLIEEGRAAGAVAIDMEKGEEVAFVARATVLASGGAGQIYQFTTNAECMTGDGYAMAYEAGAELVDMEFVQFEPTIVAHPPECRGLLIPTALLLKGAKIRDGDGTEFLRSYRLPKSELAREIHARILEGRGSDRGTVFFDATGLPEEVVKRGFPRIWGALRSCGVDLCGDLVEIAPAAHYMMGGVRIDADCRTSIPGLYAAGEVAGGIHGANRIAGNSIDIAVFGARAGEEAAKWAKGSGVRGAGILEGGSRAKFEEKGMDPLEVKKLIKEAMQAKASVIRDGVSLGEGLMLVRELLKSLNFDSASKPYQAQEAANMLLVSGMILWAALQREESRGSHFRRDYPSPRNDWLRHILIRRDVLGF from the coding sequence TTGGAGAGGATAGAAACGGATGTCTTGATCATAGGGGGGGGAGGGGCGGGTCTCATGGCCGCTATAGCAGCTGCCGAAAGGGGCGCCGAGGTGGACCTGATTTCGAAGGGCGAATGCTCCACGAGGGAGATATCGGCGCTCAATGTCCCCCTCGGGCATGAGGACCCTAGGGATGGTCCGGAGGCCCATTACGAGGATACGATGCGAGGGGGCTGCTTCATTAATGACGAGGGCTTGGTGAGGGCGTTGGTCCTCGGAGCTAAACCGGCTTTGGAGAGGCTCGAGGCTTTGGGCGTGAGGTTCAATAAAAGGGGGGATCTCTACGCGCAGCGATTGGTTTCCGATTCCACATACCCAAGGTCTCTATTCTTTGACGATAGCCTAGGGATCGAATTGATGGATAAGTTGTTGAGGGGGGCGAGGGAGCGGGGTGTGAAGATCCACGAGGGCCTTATGGGGGCCCGGCTCCTCATTGAGGAGGGGCGGGCGGCCGGGGCGGTGGCGATCGATATGGAGAAGGGGGAAGAGGTGGCCTTTGTGGCAAGGGCCACCGTCCTAGCGAGCGGGGGCGCCGGGCAGATATATCAATTCACAACCAATGCGGAATGCATGACCGGGGATGGATACGCGATGGCCTATGAGGCGGGGGCGGAGCTTGTGGATATGGAGTTCGTCCAATTCGAGCCGACCATAGTGGCCCATCCGCCCGAATGTAGGGGCTTACTCATACCCACGGCCCTCCTGCTTAAGGGCGCTAAGATCAGGGATGGCGATGGGACGGAGTTCCTTCGCTCCTATAGGTTGCCGAAGAGCGAGTTGGCTCGGGAGATCCATGCCAGAATATTGGAGGGGCGGGGCAGCGATCGCGGGACCGTTTTCTTCGATGCCACCGGGCTACCCGAGGAAGTCGTAAAGAGAGGTTTCCCGCGCATATGGGGAGCCCTAAGGAGCTGCGGCGTAGACTTATGCGGGGATTTGGTGGAGATAGCCCCAGCCGCCCATTATATGATGGGGGGCGTCAGGATCGATGCCGATTGCCGAACCTCGATCCCCGGGCTCTACGCGGCCGGCGAGGTGGCGGGGGGGATTCATGGCGCAAACAGAATAGCCGGGAACTCCATAGACATAGCTGTGTTTGGCGCTAGGGCGGGGGAGGAGGCGGCGAAATGGGCCAAGGGATCAGGCGTGAGAGGGGCCGGGATTCTCGAGGGTGGCTCTAGGGCGAAGTTTGAGGAAAAGGGCATGGATCCCTTGGAGGTCAAGAAGCTCATCAAGGAAGCCATGCAGGCCAAAGCCTCGGTAATCAGGGATGGGGTGAGCCTCGGTGAGGGATTAATGCTCGTGAGAGAATTATTGAAATCCCTTAACTTCGATTCCGCCTCCAAGCCCTATCAGGCCCAAGAGGCGGCCAACATGCTCTTAGTCTCCGGGATGATACTGTGGGCTGCGCTCCAAAGGGAGGAGAGCCGGGGTTCGCATTTCCGAAGGGATTATCCTTCTCCAAGGAACGATTGGCTTAGGCATATTCTCATTAGGAGGGATGTGCTGGGCTTTTGA
- a CDS encoding TRAP transporter fused permease subunit has translation MASSGRSAAVAAIAIAWSLIQLYYGYTRAFDYLQILPIHLYSAMALAFLLKPISKIPGKCALMLDYSLAALSMICGAYFLWEFERISTRIPFFSPVAPLDFVFGVITIALLLEAGRRALGSILPMLGIFAILFSLFGQYLPGLLGHRALSCAELIEFMYLTQEGIFGIPLRVSATFVFMFILFGAFLQKTGLGDFYFDLANAAVGRFRGGPGKVPVIASSLFGTISGSAVANVAVDGPITINMMKRSGYRAHQAAAIEALASTGGQIMPPVMGAAAFVMAQIMMVRYWDVVVAAILPAVLYYVALYIVLDVEAVRLGLGRSRIKTDLRSLLARSYMVGPLFIMVYLLSLGYSETLSAFIGVISAVAIAILPILARRRIGDLRMIPEALIDGAKASVEVAIPCAIAGIIVGALILTGLGLKLTNIMIEASGGNLPILLVLVMLVCLILGMGMPTTAAYITVAALAIPSLIRMGVIPMAAHMFGFFFAVLSMVTPPVALAAYTAAGIAGCKSNEVGWQAFKYAIPMFVIPFYFVQHPQLLMIGSPSEIAFYFIKAIIIITSVSIALMGHAFTEIQKPARLAFLASAAMAFVPDPITDSLSAVLFALLLALDWGRRKRAKVARSPRPSPAL, from the coding sequence TTGGCATCCTCCGGAAGGAGCGCAGCGGTCGCTGCGATCGCGATCGCTTGGTCCCTGATCCAACTGTATTATGGATATACGAGAGCGTTCGATTACCTCCAGATATTGCCAATCCATCTATACTCGGCGATGGCCTTGGCCTTCCTACTAAAGCCTATATCGAAGATCCCGGGCAAATGCGCTTTGATGTTGGACTATTCATTGGCCGCGCTTTCTATGATCTGCGGGGCTTACTTCCTATGGGAGTTCGAAAGGATATCGACGAGGATCCCGTTTTTCTCTCCAGTGGCCCCCTTGGATTTCGTCTTCGGAGTCATCACGATTGCCCTCCTCCTTGAGGCTGGAAGGCGCGCGCTCGGATCGATCCTCCCGATGCTTGGGATCTTCGCAATCCTCTTTTCACTATTCGGCCAATATCTCCCAGGCCTCTTGGGCCATAGGGCCCTCTCCTGCGCCGAATTAATAGAGTTCATGTACCTAACGCAGGAGGGGATCTTCGGGATCCCCCTCAGGGTTTCGGCCACGTTCGTATTCATGTTCATACTTTTCGGTGCATTCCTACAGAAGACCGGACTGGGGGATTTCTACTTCGACCTCGCGAACGCTGCCGTTGGGAGATTCAGGGGAGGACCTGGCAAGGTCCCGGTCATAGCAAGTTCCCTCTTCGGTACGATAAGCGGGAGCGCCGTCGCAAACGTCGCCGTCGATGGGCCGATAACGATCAACATGATGAAGAGGAGCGGCTATAGAGCCCATCAGGCGGCCGCCATAGAGGCCTTGGCCTCCACCGGGGGCCAGATAATGCCCCCGGTAATGGGGGCGGCGGCCTTCGTCATGGCGCAGATAATGATGGTCAGATATTGGGATGTCGTAGTGGCCGCGATTCTCCCAGCGGTCCTTTACTATGTGGCGCTTTACATAGTGCTAGATGTTGAAGCGGTGAGGCTTGGCCTCGGGCGATCAAGGATTAAGACCGATTTGAGGTCGTTATTGGCCCGGAGCTACATGGTTGGCCCCCTTTTCATAATGGTTTATCTCCTTTCCTTGGGATACAGTGAAACCCTATCGGCGTTCATTGGAGTAATCTCAGCAGTCGCCATCGCCATTTTGCCCATCTTGGCGAGGAGGAGGATCGGAGATCTTCGAATGATCCCGGAAGCCCTCATCGATGGCGCCAAGGCATCGGTTGAGGTGGCGATACCGTGCGCCATAGCTGGGATCATAGTAGGCGCATTGATATTGACGGGCTTGGGTTTGAAGTTGACGAACATAATGATCGAGGCATCCGGCGGCAATCTCCCAATCCTACTCGTCCTTGTGATGCTCGTATGCCTGATCTTGGGCATGGGTATGCCGACGACGGCCGCTTACATAACGGTCGCGGCTCTGGCGATCCCATCCCTGATCCGCATGGGGGTTATTCCCATGGCCGCACATATGTTCGGGTTCTTCTTCGCGGTCCTATCTATGGTAACGCCACCTGTGGCCTTGGCCGCCTATACGGCGGCTGGCATAGCCGGATGCAAGTCCAACGAGGTCGGTTGGCAAGCGTTCAAATATGCCATACCCATGTTCGTAATTCCGTTCTATTTCGTTCAACATCCTCAATTGCTGATGATAGGCTCCCCATCGGAGATCGCCTTCTACTTCATAAAGGCCATCATAATCATTACCTCAGTTTCGATCGCGCTCATGGGCCACGCCTTCACCGAGATCCAGAAGCCAGCGAGGCTCGCGTTCTTGGCCTCGGCTGCCATGGCATTCGTCCCGGATCCGATCACGGACTCCCTAAGCGCGGTCCTATTCGCGCTCCTGCTGGCCCTAGATTGGGGGCGCCGCAAGCGGGCGAAGGTCGCGCGAAGCCCGAGGCCCTCGCCAGCCCTTTGA